The genomic stretch CATGGTGGGTGAGGGGAGGGATgtaatctttttcttctgttgttaGCACTGATTAGCAGTTTTATATAAATAGGGTCTGAAGCATGGGATTCTTACACTGGTTTAGTTGCAGAAGTTCGCATATTGCAGAAGTAATGCTCTCATTTCAAACCATATGGTTCCATATAAATATGTAACTTGCTTAGCATACCTTGGAGTTGTGTAACATTCTACATGCCTTAAATCAGAGGTACTGTTAATGGGATTAGATGCAATCATAACTGAATTACTGTGGTGTGATAGTGTATTTAGGAGTTATTCCCCTTAGCCCTGAGTATGTTAATGAAACACAAAGCTggtttcagaggaaaagaaaaatgtttgattctttctttcagatgttCGTAAGCTCCAGTACATATCCTGAGATTCATGGTTATTTGTAtgcaaaggagcagggaaaaaaatcatggaaaaaacTGTACTTTCTCTTGAGAAGATCTGGCCTTTATTTTTCCACTAAAGGTACATCTAAGGTaagggaggaaaacaaaaaagagagagcaaGAATTGTGAAGTGAGAGCAAATATGGATGTATTTATCATTTGCTGTAATAATAACAACCAAAATTTATAACCAAATAATTAAACTTGtagtgataaaaaaaaaaaaatctagctaTTATAGATAAAATCTAGAGAGATATGGATATACAAAACTGGGAAGGTGTTGTCTTAGAAACTGTAGTTTCTTTTTGCCTGGTAAGTTTGCTTCATTCTGGTTGATATTTCTCATAACAGAGTACcctgttaaaataaattttcaaatacTAGTTAAATTTCTGAAGTATAAGTAGATGTTCTGAAAAATGGATATAGTAATGaattatataaaataagaatttttacAGGATAACTTTAGGAATTCTCAAAATTTGTCACTGGacagtttttcattttactaGTTCAAATTTTTAATGGTGGTAATTTAAGCTTTATCGTATTAAACATTGGAGTTGAGAAACCTTTTACATAAACTACTTAAACCAACGTTTATTGTTGTTTTGGATTTTCTGTGATTACCTGCCAAAGTTTGCATTGAGCTGGTTTTTATCCTTAGgcaaatttcttttgtttgcttcctTGGCATAATTAAGCTTAGCTGGTAGAGATAATGGTTAGAAGTGGTACTGAGTAATAATTATAACAGTATGTTGTTTTTCAGATTATGAAAGTTTAGTTTGTTTTGATGTTTGAAATGCATACTGCTCTCAAAACTTGTCTCCTCTAATTTTATTATTGCTTGAATCTAGTGGAAGTTTTCCCAGAAATTATATAACTtgtagtttggggttttttcctctctagaAGAATAAACGTTTTaactaatttgattttttttccctctgcattaTGAAATGAATATTGAGTTGCCTCTTTTTAGATTTCATGATGTCATGGTTAAAACTGCAGTTtgtaaaactgtattttggAACAGGATAACTGTAACCTTCCAAGTTTCTTATTTGGAGAGGCTGGTTAAAAGTAGTCTAACTGTATtacattgcttttctttttaggaGCCAAGGCATCTGCAGTTTTTCTGTGAATTCAGCAATAGTGATATGTACATGTCTTTAACAGGCAAAAAGATTTCTGGAGCACCAACAAACTATGGATTCTGCTTTAAGGTACAAGCTTATTATTCTGATACATATTAAAGCAAGCCACAGTTTTTAGGTAAGCTTAAGTTTCTTTAAGGCTTTGAAAGCAATATTCAGCTGTCTATTATAAAATAGGAGAATTAGTGGCTTTTATTTCAACAGGTATTATCTTCAAGATATGCTTTAATGCTAAAAAAATGTGCTGTGGCCTTCTAGCCTAACAAATCAGGAGGAAGCAGAGACCTGAAACAGCTCTGTGCAGATGATGAACAAAGTAGGACCTGTTGGATGACAGCAATTAGGTTACTCAAGGTAATTTTTCTGTGTGGAGTTAACTTCTTGCTTAAGTGTGGTATGTGATATTTTGATGCTGTGAGTAGAGAAGTAACATAATTTTTAGGTTCCCATGCAATAGCAATATcaattttttactttgaaagCTTGTTTTTTTCATCCCAACAAGTAGAGAGAGACCAAATTTCTGGAATCATTTTAGGGGAGGCAATGATGCCTCAGTCCTGAAAATTCTTAACATTAAGCATATGCTTCTGTGTAACCATGTTGAATTCAGTGAGATTGCTGAGTACTCTTGAACAAAGTGACAAGAATACACAAGAATGGaactttaatgtttttaaaatgtgactgTTTGTGACAAAATAGGAACGGGCCAGTTAATATATTAAATGGGTAGTATTTAATGCACAAGTGTACATTTATAAAGGCAGCGGCAACAATGATGATGTACATTTCCTTAGCTTTTGTCCCTGGTTTTTAATGGTAAAGTAAAGCCTGTGCTATCTtttacatctgaaaaaaaaaccttactTGGCTTAGgtttgtaatttaaaatgctaaccatgttattttctggttttagtaTGGGATGCAGCTCTATCAGAATTACATGCAACCATATCAAGGTAGAAGTGGCTGCAGCCCTTTGAATATAACACCTATGGTATGTGCCACAGTAGCTCCATGAATAAATACATGTTTCTGCTGTTGTGCTCTTTTCAAGTAACTTGTGTCAGTTATACTACTGACCTGCTCCTTCAAAACCTTGCATGTGCGAACGCTTGCCAAAATATTTAGGGCTGCCAGGGCTGACTAGAGagctaattaattaattttcttacttAGAACAAACCAGTTAAAAGGCTCTTCCCTTAGTAAAGTCTTCAGTATTTTGGGAGTTCATTGGCTTATTACTGTTGAATGGAAAgaagattttgaaaacaaagcagcagaactgtaaatgcattaaaagagaagcaaagtGTTTAAGGTTACACATGCTGATGAATAAGAAGGTTGTAACAAATCCTTTTCAGTATACttcctcttttaatttttaaaaaaatataaaatatttacttgagATGAATTTCAGCTGGTGTAATACTGACTGGACTTCAGAGGAAGACCATAATTTGGCAGATAGTCTGCcctgttttggagaaaaaacagCCTGTACTAGATACTGTGTCCATTTTCTAAGTCAGATAGTTGGGATTGGGTGAGGTTGTCCTTTTCTTAGTATCTTATGTTATCCCAGCTCTTTATGAGTCATTTGATTTCAGACTTTTTCGTGGATGATTTATATccattttgtggtttttgttggCTAAATTGGATAAAAATTACTTGTTGCCGAGATCTGTGACAGTGATTTTATGGTGgatttttttagcttttattaTAGTTCTTGCTGATAAAATGCCTAAGAAATGCATTTGCTATCACAGGTATTCACAAAGGTAGTTTTCAGTGACCTTGCTAATAACCATGTCTtattaagcatgtgcttaataCGCTGCCCATGTCTTTAGTTTGTGTCATGTGAAGCTACTGCAAtagccagcagctgctcttaTGATGGATCTGGGAGCCATCACTGattctctcctctttcactgTTGTGTGCATTTTAGCTCCCATAGCTTCTAACAGGCAGAATCTATACCTACTGCTAACTGTGGCACTGTTTTTCTACTTGTGTATATTTCATGAGTTAAACAGCAAATTGAATAATCTGGGGATTAAGTGCACATGCTAATGAACATACTTCATAAGGAAGCTGCTTCCACATTTCACATTCCTTAATTTCTCAACCATGTCAGCTACAAAGAGTTCTCTCCATTCTGCTAGAGGCAAACATTTGCTCTTATTTTGCCcttgtttttttacttttgcaaaGTTCTGTACAGGTTACAGTTACTCAGATAGACCTAAGTCAAGTGAACTACAGTATTGCTGTCTTCCATTTCTAGTTACATCCATGCTTGTAACCAAGCAAGAACaaaacagagctgctctggttttGGACTGGGAAGCTTTGCTAACCCTACAGAAATCTGGGCCTCTTGTGTCCAGATGTTGCTTTAATTTATGGAGTGCTAGAATGCTCTTTTATTTATTAGATATTCCAGTGCCTGCCAACATTTGAGCCATTGCAATCTTTATACAACCTGATTTTGTAAACCTTGGTTTCTGAGAAACATTTTGGTAATTTTTAGGACTGTTTTGTCAAACTTCAGTGTTCTTATTCAGTTGTTACAAATTTGATCttcactgagagaaaaaaacccaagctttTTTTTATAACAGActgtgccagtttggacaaatttggaaatatatcctctgagagagggcaggttacaaccagccctcccccaccaggttcgggaaaaaatagaCCCCAAGTCACCTCAAGACACAGATGCTGCTGTTACTGAGTCTGTGATTAGAGTTAGAAGGGATGTATTAAAATAGAGTTATACTCCataaaaattgctgttttcaaTGCTTAAATATGGTAAACTGAATGGAAGTTTAtatagcaaataaataaatttgacatatttctaatgaaatattttgaatattttttcatttgatcattatatataataattttgtattttacctttttttccctgttacttGGACATCTTAATAACAGTTTCCTGACTTGTTTTGACATGCAGAGGGCTAGTTatagttaaaaatataaatacagttTATGGTAAGGTGATGTATTTATCATCCCTTGCAGTAATGCAAAAAGATGATCTGTCCTGCCAGACTGTAAAATTGAGCTTTGCAGCAGCATACTGGAATTACAAATGCTCCCTAGGGTACAACGAGTTTGGCTCTGATGGGAAACACTGCCAATACTTGAAATATCACTTACAAAACATAATGTTTTCTCAGAAGCTCGCTATTAAATGATGAATCttataaaaaatgagaaaactaaatttatttttctttgttgcagagaagcatttcagaaaattcTTTAGTAGCAATGGATTTCTCAGGACACAGAAGCAGAATTATAGAAAATCCAACAGAAGCCCTCTCAGTTGCAGTTGAAGAAGGATTAGCATGGCGGGTATAAACACTTTTGATTTATCAGAATAGTATTTTCTGGTTTGgagatttggttttttgtttttttttttaacaaaagagctTTGAAGTCatgtttttgcttctttctcatGCAGAGGAGAGGGTGTCTCCGACTCAACTCACATGGTAGTCCTATTGCCATGTCTAACATGGGTATgtgtgaattaattccttgccAGAGAAACGCAGTAACTGGTTCTTTCAATAAAGGGAAAGTgttttttcactgattttttttttttctacagctaTACACAGATCTCAGTCATGGTTTCATCATAAAATCTCTAGAGAAGAGGCTCAGAGACTTATTTTGCAGCATGGACTTGTAGATGGGTAAGTTAATTCTTTGCATAGCTTCTCTGAGACATGTTTCTAACCAACAACTATTTTCATGTGCCTGTTATTGTGGGGAGGTGAAGGCAGGAGGAGTTTGCACTTTCCTAATAGGAATAAAAGTTCGTTTATATAGGGCTATCTGGGGATCAGTTGGTTCCTATTTTGTATCATTTGGAAGCAATGAAGTGGTGATCTAAGACTTTGATTCTGTCACTGACCGATTACTTACGTCTGTTCAGAGCCAAGCACTTGAGCTGTGTCTTTGCACAGTATTCTCTGGGAACTGTCAACCTTGGCACCACTGTCTTTTGTATCTCAATTAGTGatgaaagaataaaaggaaGTCTGAAAAAATTCTTCTAAGATAATGTGCTGGGACAgacattggaaaaaaatatgctcTTTTCTCATGAATTGACTAAAAATGGTGTCATCCTTTAATAGTAAACAGTAAGTGTTAGGATAAgtctttaaattttaaaatatttcatttaaatattaattaaaaatgccaAAGCAAGTAGGTATTTTATGTTCAAATCctcctgcttttcatttctgcatttttatcttTAGTCCTGTATTAAATGTAAGCTTGGGCCTCCTTCATTCAATGAGTAATTCCATAAAAATCTCAGTTTCTTTGAGTCTGTTTCCAGTTAGATACCTGGAACATGAGATTCCTGGTTGAATTCCttcagttttatattttttagaTAAAGTATGTTGTAGTACTGTTTTCTACATCTACAGAAAGggctccaggaaaaaaaaaaaagtgaaggggAGGAAAGAGAGACAAGCCCAGTCATAATCAGCACAAGGATGGTTAATTGGACTTCCACTTTTGTGAAAAAAGAGCATTACCAAAAGGCCCATGAAAAAATGCAACTGGTGATTCAGAGAATTTTATGAGGGAGAAGTTGACTGGAGTCATCCAGCATGTCTAAAAAGCTCCTTCCAGCTAACATTTCTGAGATTATGTGAACTACAACCCTTTCTTCATAATAAAGCTTTTAAAGGTTCTTTGACAACTAAAGTAGGTCTATTGTGATTATGTTAGAAAAGAATAAAGGTATTTTTATCTGAGGGAGAAGAAACGTTGCTTATATGTGTgataaaacaaggaaaaaagtaagaaaatgtactttaaaaGAACTGATGAATGGGAACATAAATCCTCATCAAAGTGATTACATTGTGTATCCTTTAATGTGGATCCTAGTAATTGGGTGTAGATACCTCATTTTGAATATTTGCAAAGTGGCACATTTTTACAGTGtcatttttctgaataaaatgaaGCGCCAGTCATTAATgacaaatacataaaatactgaattaatGCACAGGATCTATGGGATCTGTGGTAACCTCTGTGAAGAGTCGCGTTCGTGTCCCGGGGAGGGTGAGAGCCCACTAGGTGGTGGGAGCGAGCCGGTTTGAGCAGAGCCCGCGCTGCCGGCGCTCCGACTGTCCCTGCCCGTGCCGAAcgctgagctggcagcagccctcGGGAGTGACTGCGTTAGTAACGGGGCTCTAACTAGACTGCACAGGGATGGTAATGATTATATGGACTCCAAATGTCTTAATTCCAGATAGCTTCTTACTTCGTAAAAGTAGAACTCTTAAAAACTTTAAGAATGAAATTAGTATTTTGAATCTATGCCGGTAGTCAGTAAAAATCCACTGCAAACCtttggctgttttttttttatccctcttgaaattctttcttttcatgtaGTAGCTGGGCTCTCATTTCTGGTGTGTGGTGGGACAAACAGTTACGGTTAGGTGGTCACTAATGCTTGCTTGATTGATACCTGCAAGTCCATTTTGCCCATTTCCTTTGTGTCCTGAAAGAGGAGCATGCTTGCCTATGGCTGTCCCTCCATTTCCCTTGTTTGGTGCATTGGTCAGCTATATCTGTTCCACATCTGCACAGTACAAGCGGTTCGGACTCTCTCCACTGCAAATCTATCAATCAGGTTCTTCCCTGTCCTCCAAAATGTTCTCTGCCAGTATTCCAAATCAGGTGATTCAATGCAAAGTGTCTCATGCTGGTAATCATTCTTTGCTTGTACCAAATTATTCTACCAGGactatggcaaaaaaaaaaaaaagttatgttcGTCCACGTTCTGACTGGAATAATGTATCAGTGAATAAGTTGCAGTGGCACTGTTGGCCATTCAGTGTCATGATTTCAATAATGATTCCATAAAGCAAGCAGTGTATAGCTCTGTCTTGTTGGGAATTTTGCTACTGTGCAGAAATGAGAGTGCATTTATGAGGATTGGCCAGATGTGAAAAACATTCTGTGTGTCTTGCATTACCTGTTCTGTCAAATTACTGTTTAACTaccttttgatttttcttataATGCTTGTGATTTAGAAAACTCAAGTTTTCTCAAGTCAGAGtccaaagaaaaattttgttcAAAGCACAAACTTTGAGGGTGCTTTTCTGTCTGAAGAGATGTATTGTAATTCTATGCAGTGTAAAAACCAACGCCTACAGTGTCATTTATTCTGAGAATGCATGTTTTTCACATAATAGACAAGGTGAAGAAGAATTTAAGAGTAAGTATTCCCAGTGACATATTTGCAAAGAAATACTGATTAAAAGCCTAACTTACGTAATTGATATTATTTACGCTTTTCACTAGTACTTACTGTAACAAATTTAGAACAATTTTAACTGGATATTTACAAAAGGATTTCAAATGATCTTACTTTGAAATTTTTCAATCTCTTCTAGGGTATTCCTGGTACGTGATAGCCAAAGTAACCCCAAAACATTTGTATTGTCACTGAGTcatggattaaaaataaaacattttcaaattgtACCAGTAAGTAAGTTTTTTCAGTTTACAAATGGAGTTGTAAAACCAAACAATTGAATAACTGTGATAGAATATTGatggattttttcttcttttgctgttttgtagAAGAGGTAAACATCATACCTGTATCATAAATACCAAATATTACTAAATATAATTAGTATTCTTTAGCAGACTTGAATATTTTTGAGCTTTGCTGTTTGATTTGTTCTAAAGCTTGACTAGTGTTATGAAATCCTAAAAAGTTTCTTGAAAAACTAAACAAATCTATTTCAACTGGAATAGAAGCAACCCTGATGACATGGAAATCGTGTATTAATAGAGttcatgtttccttttaaattttcagtatGTATACAACTCCTTAGTCATGTCTTTTGGACTGCCTAAGATGTGTGTCCATATCTCACTGACTCTTCTGTTCAGGATAGTATCAATATTTGTAGTCAAACATATTTTGTTGACTTCTCTTCTTGTTACTGTGGTATAGTCATGTCCAGGTCTTCTTCAggggaacaaaacaaaaaaaattccttatttaGTCCAGCTGTTTTATAGGTAAGCTGAAATTTCCTAAGCTGAAATCatatttctgttaatttttatttaacataCTGTCCAGTTCTCCTGCCAGAATGGTCAGCCATCCCCATTGCTTCCACTCTCTCACGACGTGGTTTATGTGGGTTTCTTTACATGCTGCTTCTCTTGAGATGAGAAACACTTGAGCATTTTGTGTTTTGGCCGCAGATAGTTGACATAACTGAGCAGACCCAGAGCTTTTTCATCTCTCTTTACAAGAACCTTTCTTCCAGACCACATAATACTCTAGCCCTCCATGTATCTTCCTGCTGAAGTTTCTGGCAGATTCCACTGTTTCTCAGTAAAAATTAGTCAAgtggcacttttttttctgtttttgatCTGTTGATACCCTATGATCATTCACTAAATTTCTGTATGCCTTACCTAGGGCTTGTAGCTGATATCCTCCCCTAAAAAAAGTTCATGTAGAATAAAATGGAAGGAATTATTTGAGAGGATGAAAGAAGTGGATCAGTGTTAGCTAGAAGAACTGTCCAGGATTTTGTTGTGTTTAGGTACAGACAATGGAGGAGTCCTTCATCCAAAAGTGATAGCTATGCCCTGGATTCCATGGGGTCATCAACATATAATCCATGGTAAGAATCCCAGGTGTAAGATCTCTATGCATCTATTGACTGTAGTCGCTTCTAGTATTTACATTGGTATAACTGCTGTGTGGCTTAGAAAACCTTCTGAACTCCATACAAAGAGTGTATGGTTCTACTTTATTGGGATGTCCTTTAACTCTCAAATTTAAGAGACAATTTTCTTTCCCTATCAGGAAACAGACCCTCTCTTCTAACCACAGATGTAGCAGGAAGTTGTAGTTATCTTCAGTTTCCTCTGAAATGGATGattctcttcttcccttcaaaAGATTGTGCTAAAACCTTGCTCTCCTGTTGTGGGATCTTTGGAGGCACTAGGAATTCTTTGTTTTGATATCATTGTCTATAGACTTGGGTCATATTTTCCATGCTGTTCATTGAGAAGACCTGTACCATTTCATTGTGAAACTTGACTGACTTGAAGGAAACATTTTTGAATTGTTTTTTAAGTAAAGCAATTTCTCCTATGCTAGtaaccagaaaaaataaatctgtgatGAGAACAGCTTAATCCAGAGAGAGTATGTCAGCATGGAAGCTGTTTGTCCCACAAATATCCGCATATTTCAGTTCCTTTCTGTCAGTTTCTGGTTGCATTCAGTACCCTCATTCCATTCTCAATACCCTGACTTAAACATGCTCTGTTTTGCTAGAACAGTGCTCTTTAAAGATTTCAGAAAATTGTTGTTTGAGGGAGGAAGGGCTTTAGTTCCAGTTGCTGCTGATCTAAATGTAGTGTTCATTTTCTAAGAAACAAGGCATTTTGTATTACTGTAGTAACTCCATAGCTTATTAGTTGGAGATCAAAAATTCTCTTTGAATTTCAAATTCTACTTTTCTTCTAAGCTCTTGCTTGTTTCCAGCCATTGTGAAGGCAAACTTTCCtacaaaatgtaaataaataaatgtcatttaGAAAGCAGTTTTACAGGTAAAAACAATTCAATCtctaaatacattatttttctcttgtattttAGGTTGCTTCATGTTATGCTGCACTTAAAAATGTCTCCTTTTAGATAGGGTGTGCACCGTGCTAGTTCATGCCTCACCCATGTTAACAGGTGCCTCATGTTAACACTGGTAACCTGTGCAACAGGTATTGCAGGTGGGTAGTAGGGAATTGATTGTAAAAAGTTCAAAAGGAAACCTTTGGGATACTTTTGGGATCCTGTACTGTGAAAATTGAAGAGCTTGTTAGTTTCAAGGTATTTTTCAGCCTTTATACTCTGAGCTGATGCAAGTTCACTTCAGTGTATTCTATCCTGAAATTTTGTCCATATGAAAGATGAAGAGTTGATACACAGTTCTGGGACTGTCTTTTTCTAATAAATGTTCTCTCATAACAGCCTTCTTGGCTTGCAGAAGGTGCTAGGTTCTTGGGCAACAGAACTTCGATGTGAGTTTTTACTTTGCAAAATATTGATAGCTTTAGAATTAGCAATCTGTCTGGTATTTATTTCAAGGTTTGGAATTAACTTGTTAGGAGGATAACAGACATTTGAATTGTTAACTCTCCTCGCCTGTGTTGGAAGGAAAATTGCATGCATAAAGAAAGTCCAATGAATGATAATCCATTTTCAGGTTCTTGGCTGGAGCACAGTAGTTTACACATTCACACATTGGTAATTCCTGAACTAGCAGTGTTTGACCTGGTTTGACCAAAATCTGAgaataaagaaattacaaaCTACTTCCAGACATGGTAGAAAGGGGTAGAATAACCAGGAGTCATAAGCAGTTCAACAGCTGTTTCAGATAAAACATCTTAATTACAGGTAAGACAGCTAATTATatcttctcccttcctctgtATTCAAGTAGGGTAGTTGCATCTTCCCCTAGCACACCATCTGCTACTCTGTGCTAGCCCTACTTCAGGATCCTCTGTTCACTACTTTTCCAATCTTATAAAgtatcttttttccccttttctttttaaaaatagtttaaatatgttttttcaCCCTATATTTACTTGAATACCAATTAGTCACTATTTCACTAATCCTCTTGATATTAGACAAATCAGCAGTAGAGGAACTAAATCAAGAAATTATATAGTCAGCAGTGCAATACAAATTGTGCAAGAGCTAACATTCAGTAACTTAGAAGAGGGAAATACTGATTGCAAATTTTTAAGCATCTAAAAGTCAAAAGGAATGGTATCTATTGaagtttcttctttctcttctgtgtctGTGCTAATACGAGTGTTTGGAGCTGCGGCAATTCTTCCTCCTGCAACCAAGACCATACTACTAGAGCAAGCATGTTACTCTTGTGATGGGCAGTGTCTTGTGTAGCTAATACCACCCAGCACACCGCTGCACTGGTGTGTAGCCTCATCACACCTTACAAAAGTGATAGAAAATCATGGAAGTGAGTGGAACAAAGGTTGAAATCCATGAGTAACTTCAAACTTGGTTGTTTCATGTCACCTCTGTAAGAACTCAGGGTTCATATTAACTCCATCTATAATTCCAAAGCAAAGGCATGGAGTAGTATTGTTAGTGCAGAAAGAGTATTCCTATACTGATTTAACTGTTCTTTCCTTTAAGGTGTGTACTTGAAGtcaaataatacaaaaaaatgtttttctgttgtttattttttgtgtaaATGATCACTGTATTTTTCCTGCTCACGGTATTCATAAGATTATAATACATTGGTCTGTAAGGACACGTGTCAAACACGTATTCCAGTCAGAAAGAAATACCATAGCAAAAGAGGATTTTACTGAatcttgtttttccatttttacagTTGGAAGATGATGGGAAGCTGTTCTATACCCTTGATGACGGTCATACCAGATTTACTGATCTCATCCAGCTAGTGGAATTCTACCAACTTAATAAAGGAGTGCTGCCTTGCAAGTTAAAACACTATTGTGCGCGAATTGCTCTTTAACCAAAGCGTTTGTTGTTTCATCTGAGGGAGAGGAAGATACTAGTATACTTTTTCCCCTAAAGGAAATTTGTATagcaaaaagggggaaaaaccccattACACTGTAAAGATTCTATGTTtaagctgcaaaaaaaatttatattctaTGTAGATAAGAACTTTGCTTTGTGATTGTCACAGCAAAATTAACTTTATGGTTTTGAAAAACCATTCTTTCCAATGTAATTCTTTAGTGTTGTCTTGGActttctgggttttattttcaactgaaaacacctttgaaaaatattgtgTAACTCCTACAAAAATATAACTGAAAGAAGgtctttgttcttaggtttaaaattaacttttttctctATGAATGGTTCTCATAACTTCTGTTCATCACATAAAAGAATAACATTTACTGTGGCAAGGATAAGAAGCTGAACTGcacattttatttgtaaataaaatgaataaatattttgcactATATTTTTGAATGCTACTTTGAGGATTATCATAtccaaaaagtgaaaaatcatTAAAACCACTTATAACTGCTCAGTTGTATTGAGTTGTGCTGTTCTTGttgtaatattttaaaggattttcttCTCTAATCTAATGACTAAATCTACATCTTTATACAGAGCTGGACTGTCACTTACTTGGCTGTGAAATGTATAAACATGCATAAATTATTATGTAGTGCATAATGTGGTTCAGTGTATACCTATAATCTCTGACAcaaagagaggcagaaagaCTTGTTGAGTAGTGTGGATCTCTGCACAGTTGAGGAGGGAATTGATTTCAATTGCCCTTAAAAATAAAGGTAATGTTATAATAGTTGCAAATTAACAATAATTTACAATACTTACGAATAAAGGTAAATCCAGTGGACTTTACTCTGCTGAAAACCTCATGAAAGTGTATTTGCAGTCAGTTCCTagcttattttattatttattgcaTAAAAAACCTCAATGTAG from Corvus hawaiiensis isolate bCorHaw1 chromosome 7, bCorHaw1.pri.cur, whole genome shotgun sequence encodes the following:
- the GRB14 gene encoding growth factor receptor-bound protein 14 isoform X3; this translates as MAAPLPGAHGAGRAAEPAGGGPCGSPRPPPWPLGGDPPPSPPDRRKKKGDSILENPSIPNPFPELCCSPFASVLSTSLLPKATSRKKQVIKVYSEDDTSRTLEVPSDITARDVCQLLILKNHYVDDHSWTLFEQLTHTGLGRAIEDHELVMEVQSNWVMEEETKLYFRKNYAKYEFFKNPLSFFPDHMISFPSETNAALSHSGILQMFVSSSTYPEIHGYLYAKEQGKKSWKKLYFLLRRSGLYFSTKGTSKEPRHLQFFCEFSNSDMYMSLTGKKISGAPTNYGFCFKPNKSGGSRDLKQLCADDEQSRTCWMTAIRLLKYGMQLYQNYMQPYQGRSGCSPLNITPMRSISENSLVAMDFSGHRSRIIENPTEALSVAVEEGLAWRRRGCLRLNSHGSPIAMSNMAIHRSQSWFHHKISREEAQRLILQHGLVDGVFLVRDSQSNPKTFVLSLSHGLKIKHFQIVPVASCYAALKNVSF
- the GRB14 gene encoding growth factor receptor-bound protein 14 isoform X2, which translates into the protein MAAPLPGAHGAGRAAEPAGGGPCGSPRPPPWPLGGDPPPSPPDRRKKKGDSILENPSIPNPFPELCCSPFASVLSTSLLPKATSRKKQVIKVYSEDDTSRTLEVPSDITARDVCQLLILKNHYVDDHSWTLFEQLTHTGLGRAIEDHELVMEVQSNWVMEEETKLYFRKNYAKYEFFKNPLSFFPDHMISFPSETNAALSHSGILQMFVSSSTYPEIHGYLYAKEQGKKSWKKLYFLLRRSGLYFSTKGTSKEPRHLQFFCEFSNSDMYMSLTGKKISGAPTNYGFCFKPNKSGGSRDLKQLCADDEQSRTCWMTAIRLLKRSISENSLVAMDFSGHRSRIIENPTEALSVAVEEGLAWRRRGCLRLNSHGSPIAMSNMAIHRSQSWFHHKISREEAQRLILQHGLVDGVFLVRDSQSNPKTFVLSLSHGLKIKHFQIVPLEDDGKLFYTLDDGHTRFTDLIQLVEFYQLNKGVLPCKLKHYCARIAL